A region from the Corylus avellana chromosome ca7, CavTom2PMs-1.0 genome encodes:
- the LOC132186758 gene encoding serine carboxypeptidase-like 28 isoform X2 yields MGDQHKSGSFFLLFVCVLGFGCVLSSSPAVADDQLKAQERDRIVKLPGQPPNVNFSQYSGYIPVDPHAGRALFYWLIEAPLHRGPESRPLVLWLNGGPGCSSVAYGASEEVGPFRVRPDGKTLSLSPYAWNAEANLLFLDSPAGVGFSYTNTSEDIYTVGDQRTGKDAYTFLVKWFERFSQYKHRPFYIAGESYAGHYIPELSQIIVRGNKGIKNPVINFKGFLPWTFGGRDDCEVMHTEKYMNITSVRVAFHVNLSRAPHPWVTCSNAVRNNWTDSPKSMLPIFKELIAAGIRIWVFSGDTDAMLPLTATRYSIKALRLKTITNWYAWYDSHQQVGGWSQVYKGLTYATVRGAGHEVPMSQPRLALILFSHFLKNTPLPSI; encoded by the exons ATGGGAGACCAACACAAGAGCGGTTCTTTCTTTCtgctttttgtttgtgttttgggttttggttgtGTGTTGTCGTCTTCACCGGCGGTGGCTGATGATCAGCTTAAAGCGCAGGAGAGGGATAGGATCGTCAAGCTCCCGGGGCAGCCACCAAACGTCAACTTTTCTCAATATTCTGGCTACATTCCTGTGGACCCACATGCAGGCCGGGCTCTCTTTTACTGGTTGATAGAGGCCCCCCTTCACAGAGGGCCGGAATCAAGGCCGCTCGTTTTGTGGCTCAATGGTGGGCCAGGCTGCTCCTCCGTGGCCTATGGAGCCTCCGAGGAGGTGGGGCCCTTCCGGGTTAGACCGGACGGCAAGACTCTTTCTTTGAGCCCGTATGCTTGGAATGCAG AGGCCAATTTGCTTTTCCTTGATTCCCCAGCAGGTGTAGGATTTTCCTACACAAATACTTCTGAAGATATATACACTGTTGGTGACCAAAGAACAG GAAAAGATGCCTATACATTTCTGGTCAAATGGTTTGAGAGGTTCTCTCAGTACAAGCATAGGCCATTCTACATTGCTGGAGAAAGCTACGCAG GTCATTACATTCCTGAGCTTTCTCAAATTATAGTCCGGGGCAATAAGGGAATCAAGAATCCTGTCATTAATTTCAAAGGCTTCTTG CCATGGACATTTGGAGGGAGAGATGATTGTGAGGTGATGCACACTGAAAAATACATGAATATCACAAGTGTGCGAGTGGCTTTTCATGTCAACCTTTCTCGGGCTCCTCATCCTTGGGTAACTTGCAG TAATGCTGTGAGGAATAATTGGACAGATTCTCCAAAATCCATGCTTCCTATCTTTAAAGAACTTATTGCAGCAGGTATCAGAATATGGGTCTTCAG TGGTGACACTGATGCAATGTTGCCACTAACTGCAACTCGATATTCCATTAAAGCTCTACGGCTCAAGACCATTACCAACTGGTATGCTTGGTATGACAGCCATCAACAG GTTGGAGGGTGGAGCCAAGTATACAAGGGTCTAACCTATGCGACTGTGAGAGGAGCAGGGCATGAAGTTCCAATGAGTCAGCCCCGGCTCGCACTAATATTGTTCagtcattttctaaaaaatacgCCCCTTCCGTCCATATAA
- the LOC132186758 gene encoding serine carboxypeptidase-like 28 isoform X1: MGDQHKSGSFFLLFVCVLGFGCVLSSSPAVADDQLKAQERDRIVKLPGQPPNVNFSQYSGYIPVDPHAGRALFYWLIEAPLHRGPESRPLVLWLNGGPGCSSVAYGASEEVGPFRVRPDGKTLSLSPYAWNAEANLLFLDSPAGVGFSYTNTSEDIYTVGDQRTGKDAYTFLVKWFERFSQYKHRPFYIAGESYAGHYIPELSQIIVRGNKGIKNPVINFKGFLLGNPLIDDYHDNIGTHEYWWNHGLISDSTYEALRKSCKDDTFLFPRDGCTAALSQAFSEFGDINPYSIYTKPCYDDGALSRGRGPTKNLKLPLPWTFGGRDDCEVMHTEKYMNITSVRVAFHVNLSRAPHPWVTCSNAVRNNWTDSPKSMLPIFKELIAAGIRIWVFSGDTDAMLPLTATRYSIKALRLKTITNWYAWYDSHQQVGGWSQVYKGLTYATVRGAGHEVPMSQPRLALILFSHFLKNTPLPSI, from the exons ATGGGAGACCAACACAAGAGCGGTTCTTTCTTTCtgctttttgtttgtgttttgggttttggttgtGTGTTGTCGTCTTCACCGGCGGTGGCTGATGATCAGCTTAAAGCGCAGGAGAGGGATAGGATCGTCAAGCTCCCGGGGCAGCCACCAAACGTCAACTTTTCTCAATATTCTGGCTACATTCCTGTGGACCCACATGCAGGCCGGGCTCTCTTTTACTGGTTGATAGAGGCCCCCCTTCACAGAGGGCCGGAATCAAGGCCGCTCGTTTTGTGGCTCAATGGTGGGCCAGGCTGCTCCTCCGTGGCCTATGGAGCCTCCGAGGAGGTGGGGCCCTTCCGGGTTAGACCGGACGGCAAGACTCTTTCTTTGAGCCCGTATGCTTGGAATGCAG AGGCCAATTTGCTTTTCCTTGATTCCCCAGCAGGTGTAGGATTTTCCTACACAAATACTTCTGAAGATATATACACTGTTGGTGACCAAAGAACAG GAAAAGATGCCTATACATTTCTGGTCAAATGGTTTGAGAGGTTCTCTCAGTACAAGCATAGGCCATTCTACATTGCTGGAGAAAGCTACGCAG GTCATTACATTCCTGAGCTTTCTCAAATTATAGTCCGGGGCAATAAGGGAATCAAGAATCCTGTCATTAATTTCAAAGGCTTCTTG TTGGGGAATCCACTTATTGATGATTATCATGACAACATCGGAACACACGAGTATTGGTGGAACCATGGATTGATATCCGATTCCACGTACGAAGCACTGCGAAAGTCGTGCAAAGACGACACGTTTTTATTCCCTCGTGATGGATGCACCGCTGCTCTTTCTCAAGCTTTCTCCGAGTTTGGAGACATCAATCCCTATTCCATTTACACCAAGCCCTGCTATGACGATGGTGCTCTTAGTCGTGGTCGTGGTCCAACAAAGAACTTAAAGCTTCCACTG CCATGGACATTTGGAGGGAGAGATGATTGTGAGGTGATGCACACTGAAAAATACATGAATATCACAAGTGTGCGAGTGGCTTTTCATGTCAACCTTTCTCGGGCTCCTCATCCTTGGGTAACTTGCAG TAATGCTGTGAGGAATAATTGGACAGATTCTCCAAAATCCATGCTTCCTATCTTTAAAGAACTTATTGCAGCAGGTATCAGAATATGGGTCTTCAG TGGTGACACTGATGCAATGTTGCCACTAACTGCAACTCGATATTCCATTAAAGCTCTACGGCTCAAGACCATTACCAACTGGTATGCTTGGTATGACAGCCATCAACAG GTTGGAGGGTGGAGCCAAGTATACAAGGGTCTAACCTATGCGACTGTGAGAGGAGCAGGGCATGAAGTTCCAATGAGTCAGCCCCGGCTCGCACTAATATTGTTCagtcattttctaaaaaatacgCCCCTTCCGTCCATATAA